The Lathyrus oleraceus cultivar Zhongwan6 chromosome 5, CAAS_Psat_ZW6_1.0, whole genome shotgun sequence genome includes the window TTTTCGTACGCCCTGCTCCCATATCATTGCgacatgttcaaaggttcgaagggatccatcctacttatTATCTGACGTTTCCAAAGTCATTAGCCTATcaaatgtttacaaaattagtttttccgtagtggcaaaagaggattactcGCCAGAATATCAAAGGGACATCGTCTGccacaacgaagttatgcgaaggaagaaaaatAGTCGCTCAAACAACACTCGTATTcaaaccgaaatggatacgacgaacaaaatgattagattatgtagttcatgccgtcagccaggtcacaatcgtactaactgtcttagtgttggaacgagcacaaccagataaattcacatgtacctctattgcaatatatgaaaaactaaatttattttatattataagtttgtgaggaaataccattacacaaacaacaacacaaacaactaaaacaattaaaatacaataactaagcgattacaaccatcaaaacaattttgaacatataatgcatcatcctatgaacgtctctgtcagtcttaatatccacccattcacgcacttctccattttggttgaacgtgaacacaagccattggattcttctaatcctttcaccatctccAATTTCTCCTTCTAACTAACTattcaacgtccgattaagacattcaaacgaatctatattccaaagtagaatctttatcggagacgcaacgacggaaaagattaaatcgatatttcgcttgtgaatgtattcagacatggtcAAAACTCAAAAACTTGAAGGAGAGTAGAGTTGAATGAAAAAAATGTGGTTGTAAGGTAAAAGTTGTGTGAAAATATGGATGAAGGGCGGTGTATTTATAGAAGGAGTAAGAAAATACATGCGTCAAAGGGTTAGCCGCCACACATGTCAACACATGTAGGCGCCAGAAGCATTGACGCAAACAAATGCAACTACATGCATGCGCCGGCTCCCTTCCACCATTTAATGCTTCCAAAGCATGCACCAGTGATGTTGATGTCTCCTCTTGTTTCAAAATGGatgcgtcaattcatctggcgcatctGTTTTGAAACGTGgttattttagattttttttttaatattaattattttagattttttttaaatagtggttatttaaaaaaaaatcacaaaatgaGATTTTTAACTTTTCTAATAGCTTTTGATTATACTATAAAgattaaaaaaaaacatatttaacCTTTCATTACATTTTTCTTTTCTTGAAAAAAACCTTTCATCATGCTATAGAGGTAAAAGTGGGAAGAAGATTTGGATTTGGATTGGAAGCCCAAAGGCGAGGAAGTTCTCTCTTTGACTCCCCTCCCTCTTTCTCTTTGTGTACCTCCTGATTATCACGTGATCCCTGACCCAGCTGCTCCCAACTCCTTTTGTCACGTACCGCTCGCTTATCTCTCACTCTGTCTCTCTACTCTCTAGTATAGTCCTCTTTTCAAATCTAAAAAAAACTATTCTCCATAACCAATTTAGCAACCACATGAAATGGGGAAATCACAAACTCACATACACTCTTCCTCTCCCAACACATCAAACCAGTAAACAAACTTGTTCATCATTCATCTCTTAAATAATGGCAACAAAGAGAAACCACTCAACCAAATGGATAATCCTCTCACTGTTACTACTCACAACAACATTCTCCAACTCCACCAAACTCAAAACAACACCCTCGCCTCTCTCAGATCCTACTTCCCTCTTAGCATTCAAATCAAAAGCTGATATAAACAACCACCTCAACTTCACCACCAAAACTCCTTTCTGCAACTGGCAAGGTGTAGAATGCAACGGACCTAAAGTAGTTCGTCTCGTCCTCCGAAGCCTAGATCTCGGCGGCGTCTTCGCTTCTCACACATTATCCCTTCTCGACCAGCTCCGTGTTCTCAGTTTACAGAACAACTCCCTCACCGGAGCCATCCCTGACCTCTCCGGTCTCTTCAATCTCAAAACGCTCTTCCTTGATAACAACCACTTCACTGGTTCACTTCCGCTTTCACTTTTCACTCTTCACAGACTCAAAACCATAGATTTCTCTCACAACAATCTCTCTGGAGATATACCTATAGATTTCATAAACCTCGACCGTCTTTACTATCTTCGTTTAAGCTTCAACGCTTTCAATGGTACTATTCCTCCTTTTAATCAGTCTTCTCTCCGAACTTTTGATGTCTCCGGTAACAATCTCTCCGGCGCAGTTCCGTTAACCACCACGCTGTCTCGTTTTCAGCCTTCTTCTTTTGCTTTAAACCCTAACCTCTGTGGAGAAATCATTCGGAGAGAATGTCGTCCAACAACGCCGTTTTTTGCTCCTACCTCGCCTCCGACAGTTGGAATCGGTCAGAGCGCGGATGTTCACGGTTTAATACGGCAGCCGTACGAGAAGAAACACAATCGGAAAGCGGCGATAATCGGATTCTCCACCGGGATAGTGTTTCTAATACTTTCCCTTACGTGTTTCGCGGTGGCAGTGAAGAAACAGAGGAAGAAGAAAGGTAAAGGCTCCTCCGGTTCGAGCGTGATGGCTTCGGATGCGGCGGCGACTGCGGAAGCTGCGGTTGTGATGCAAATGGAGCAAGAGAGGGAGTTAGAAGAAAAGGTGAAAAGAGCTCAAGTTGCTAAGAGTGGGAGTTTAATATTCTGTGCGGGTGAGTCACAGGTGTATACGCTGGACCAGTTGATGAAAGGATCTGCGGAGCTTTTAGGTAGAGGGTGTTTGGGTACAACTTACAAAGCAGTGTTGGATAACCGTTTGATTGTAACGGTGAAGCGTTTTGATTGTGGGAAAATGGGTGGACACGTAAGCAAAGAAGTGTTCGAGCGTCACATGGAATCAGTTGGTGGTCTTAGGCATCCAAATTTGGTTCCTCTAAGGGCTTATTTTCAAGCAAATCATGAGAGACTTATTATCTATGATTATCAACCCAATGGCAGTTTATTCTCTCTCATACATGGTACATTACAATTCCTTTGCATTTTTCTCTTGATTATGTTCATTGACGATttgatttattttaaaaagtaaTATAGTATGTGATGTTTTTGTAGAACTACCAACTGAGCCACGGGACAAGAACTAGTAAGAAGTAATATAGTATTAATTAGTATACTAATTAAGTAAAGTTTTTGAACATTTCTATTTGAGGGTTGGAAATAGTTGTTAGTTAATTATATTGAGAGGCAATGTTGAATTTGGGTTTTAGGTTAAGATTACAATGGAAGGAAAACTTGGTCATTACTATGTGGAGGTGATGAAGGACGAGTATTGATGAACTATAAAAAGAATCTGAACATTAATTATGATTCCTGAATGAGTTGTTTTATGAAAAAAAGGACTAGTATTGATTAGCTATGAAAATATCTGGACAAAGAtcctgatttttgttctgaaTGATATTTAATTTCTCTGTATTGTTGTGGGGTAGGATACACGAGGTGGAACCTATTGTGCTTGGTTGATTATATCTATAATTTGCATCTTATCCTTTGTCCTTTGGGTCCCGGGTCATATGCTCTACTATAATTGTTGTTGTCATGTGAAAATTATGAGTGTGTTCAAGTTGTTAAACGAGAGTCAGGTCATGGACTTCTTGATGCATGCCTAACTGCATTAATCAACTACCATGAGTACCATGAATCCAATACTAGCATTACTTTCTTGCTTTCCTATTTGCCATGGCAAGGTTGTTTTTTATTTCCCAGTACCTTAATTCAAACTCACTTATATAGGGTCTGGTTGGATTGACTTAATAATCACTCACGAGATTATTTGAGAGCTAATGAAAATAACTTATGACATGTCTAAACTGTTTTCAGCTTATTTTCTATAAGCATTCCCATAGTTTatataaaaacaaaatatttttattatagAAATAACTTATACATAAACACTTATATAGTGTTTATGATATAAGTTCTTCATTAAGTTTTTCATAACAACTAAAGTTGATATGTTGTTAATTGTTATTTGATGCAGGTTCCAGATCAAGCAGGGCAAGGCCATTGCACTGGACATCATGCTTAAAAATAGCAGAGGATGTAGCACAAGGGCTTTCATACATCCACCAGGCATGGAGACTGGTCCATGGCAATCTCAAATCCACCAATGTTCTTCTAGGACCCGATTTCGAAGCTTGTGTCACAGACTACTGCCTGTCTGTGTTGACTAATCCGTCTACTTTTGACGAGGTTGGTGATTCTGCACCCTATAGAGCTCCAGAAACTCGCACTCCAAATCACCAGCCGACCCCCAAATCCGATGTTTATGCTTATGGTATTTTGTTACTAGAGCTTCTGACTGGGAAATATGCCTCCGAGCTTCCATTCATGGTGCCTGGTGATATGTCAAAATGGGTGAGATCAATCAGGGATGACAATGGGAGCGAAGACAACAGAATGGATATGCTTCTTCAGGTGGCTACAACTTGTAGCTTGATCTCTCCTGAGCAGAGACCCACAATGTGGCAGGTCTTGAAGATGTTACAGGAAATCAAAGAGATTGTACTATTGGAGGATAGTGAAGTGGATGTACGCAGTAGTAATGTCGTTGCCATGTCTTAGTATTCATTTTTGTTTTTGGGTATGTTATAGGAGGATAGAAAGACAAAAGAGTAGTGTGAACTAGGGATAAAACAATTAAGAGTGAGGTACAAAACCTATGAATTTCACTATGTGATAGTATTAATTAGACTCTTGGAATGTTGTTGATAGAATGTGGGGTGAACTTAACTTCCTCATTTGGGCTTGTCTATTGCTGCTGCCTGAGCTTGATTCCATTAAAAAAAAAGCAATCAGTTGAGGGATTGTTAGCTCCTGGCTATTTGTTAACACAGCTGGTTAAGAAAATATAACAATTGAAAGGAAAAAACTAGAAAAATAGAAAACAGTATTTTTGGTGTAACTGATTTATACCTAGAAATGGAACATGTGGTTGTAGCAATAAAGTCCAAAGGTGGGGGACGAGGAAGTCTTTGCATGTTCGTGACTTGGATCTATAACACTATATAAAGAgaatattttattattttattgtgTAATTTAGTTAATAATTTTctttaaaattattattattaattttcatatatttttttattattagAGCACTCATATCTATCATATTCATTTGGGTTTTTTGAATGGGACATGcttaattttttatattatttcaTATTTCAGTTATGTCATGTAAATGATTAACAGCAATCaacatatcatcaacatacaatAAAAAATCATAAAAGAGTCATCATCAAGGCTCATAACATAAACACAACAATCATACTCATACCTTATATA containing:
- the LOC127088096 gene encoding probable inactive receptor kinase At5g67200 encodes the protein MATKRNHSTKWIILSLLLLTTTFSNSTKLKTTPSPLSDPTSLLAFKSKADINNHLNFTTKTPFCNWQGVECNGPKVVRLVLRSLDLGGVFASHTLSLLDQLRVLSLQNNSLTGAIPDLSGLFNLKTLFLDNNHFTGSLPLSLFTLHRLKTIDFSHNNLSGDIPIDFINLDRLYYLRLSFNAFNGTIPPFNQSSLRTFDVSGNNLSGAVPLTTTLSRFQPSSFALNPNLCGEIIRRECRPTTPFFAPTSPPTVGIGQSADVHGLIRQPYEKKHNRKAAIIGFSTGIVFLILSLTCFAVAVKKQRKKKGKGSSGSSVMASDAAATAEAAVVMQMEQERELEEKVKRAQVAKSGSLIFCAGESQVYTLDQLMKGSAELLGRGCLGTTYKAVLDNRLIVTVKRFDCGKMGGHVSKEVFERHMESVGGLRHPNLVPLRAYFQANHERLIIYDYQPNGSLFSLIHGSRSSRARPLHWTSCLKIAEDVAQGLSYIHQAWRLVHGNLKSTNVLLGPDFEACVTDYCLSVLTNPSTFDEVGDSAPYRAPETRTPNHQPTPKSDVYAYGILLLELLTGKYASELPFMVPGDMSKWVRSIRDDNGSEDNRMDMLLQVATTCSLISPEQRPTMWQVLKMLQEIKEIVLLEDSEVDVRSSNVVAMS